Proteins encoded together in one Amblyomma americanum isolate KBUSLIRL-KWMA chromosome 1, ASM5285725v1, whole genome shotgun sequence window:
- the LOC144115253 gene encoding glutamine--fructose-6-phosphate aminotransferase [isomerizing] 2-like: MARQFKRADPNMTEENLRHLMRGVKQELFAGLANGAVIDFKDARVTFSTKQAVARSGSRDPCSNPLHIVENDVTVPPRCIVLVLVWNDLFHDYEGLVEGHAPLLLELGLVVARGLVRLCDGHTHILLTNFSNEYRHLIKGTAIAFFHNVAEVPDSAIHRLKRTLGENVNREIITLKMEIQQIIKGNFSSFMQKEIFEQPESVINTMRGRLSFEKETVVLGGIKDYIAEVKRCRRLLLIGCGTSYHSAIATRQILEELTELPVMVELASDFLDRNTPVFRDDVCFFISQSDQIKEVLKLDDEVKQLAQHLYQQKSLLVMGRGYNHATCLEAHASITEGKKIKELMYMHSEGIPAGELKHGPLTLVDKAMPVMMVLTRDPVFPKCMNALQQLK, encoded by the exons ATGGCCCGTCAATTCAAGCGTGCCGACCCCAACATGACGGAGGAGAACCTTCGCCATCTCATGCGAGGAGTTAAGCAGGAGCTCTTtgcaggcctc GCGAATGGCGCTGTGATTGACTTTAAggacgcacgtgtcacgttctcgaccaaacaggccgtggcccgctCTGGCTCTCGAGATCCTTGCAGCAACCCTCTGCACATTGTCGAGAATGACGTCACCGTGCCGCCGCGGTGCATTGTTCTGGTGCTCGTGTGGAACGACCTATttcacgactacgagggcctggtGGAGGGCCATgctccactgctgcttgagctGGGCCTTGTcgttgcccgaggtctcgtccgACTATGTGACGGCCATACCCACAtcctcctgaccaacttttccaacgaatatcGGCACCTCATCaaaggcacggctattgccttctTCCACaacgttgctgaggtcccag ATTCGGCGATTCACAGATTGAAGAGGACACTTGGTGAGAATGTGAACCGTGAGATCATCACACTCAAGATGGAAATCCAGCAAATTATAAAAG GAAACTTCAGCTCCTTCATGCAAAAGGAGATCTTTGAGCAGCCGGAGTCTGTGATCAACACCATGAGAGGACGATTAAGTTTTGAGAAAGAGACTGTGGTTCTGGGGGGCATCAAAGACTACATCGCAGAGGTCAAGCGTTGCAGACGACTGCTGCTCATTGGCTGCGGCACCAGCTACCATAGTGCCATAGCT ACACGTCAAATCTTGGAAGAACTCACAGAGTTGCCTGTTATGGTGGAGTTAGCCAGCGACTTCTTAGACCGCAACACTCCTGTGTTCAGAGATGATGTCTGCTTCTTCATTTCCCAGTCTG ACCAAATAAAGGAAGTGCTCAAGCTAGATGACGAAGTGAAGCAGCTTGCCCAGCATCTTTACCAGCAGAAGTCTCTCCTGGTCATGGGCAGAGGCTACAACCATGCCACATGCTTGGAAG CTCATGCAAGCATCACAGAGGGCAAG AAAATTAAGGAGCTGATGTACATGCACTCTGAGGGCATCCCTGCCGGAGAGCTGAAACATGGCCCATTGACCCTTGTGGACAAGGCTATGCCGGTCATGATGGTGCTCACACGGGACCCAGTTTTCCCCAAATGCATGAATGCTCTACAGCAG CTCAAATGA